In Halobacterium sp. R2-5, the following are encoded in one genomic region:
- the leuD gene encoding 3-isopropylmalate dehydratase small subunit — protein MSDDGPADTVEHVSGTGVPVRGNDIDTDQIIPARFMKVVTFDGLGEFSFFDVRFDDEDNPKDHPFNEDHFQGASVLAVNANFGCGSSREHAPQALMRWGIDAIVGESFAEIFAGNCLALGIPTVTASQEDVEALQDYIDEHPDEEIDVDVVNEEVRYGDTVIDAEVDDAQRRALVDGVWDTTALMGANADTVRETAESLPYTDV, from the coding sequence ATGAGCGACGACGGTCCCGCGGACACCGTCGAGCACGTCTCGGGCACGGGCGTCCCCGTGCGCGGGAACGACATCGACACGGACCAGATCATCCCCGCGCGGTTCATGAAGGTCGTCACGTTCGACGGCCTCGGGGAGTTCTCGTTCTTCGACGTGCGCTTCGACGACGAGGACAACCCCAAAGACCACCCGTTCAACGAGGACCACTTCCAGGGGGCGTCCGTGCTCGCGGTGAACGCGAACTTCGGCTGCGGCTCCTCCCGGGAGCACGCGCCGCAGGCGCTGATGCGGTGGGGAATCGACGCCATCGTCGGCGAGTCGTTCGCCGAGATTTTCGCGGGCAACTGCCTCGCGCTCGGCATCCCCACGGTCACCGCCTCGCAGGAGGACGTCGAAGCCCTGCAGGACTACATCGACGAGCACCCCGACGAGGAGATCGACGTCGACGTCGTGAACGAGGAAGTCCGGTACGGCGACACCGTCATCGACGCGGAGGTCGACGACGCGCAGCGGCGCGCGCTCGTCGACGGCGTCTGGGACACGACCGCGCTGATGGGCGCGAACGCCGACACCGTGCGCGAAACCGCCGAGAGTCTCCCCTACACGGATGTCTGA
- the ilvC gene encoding ketol-acid reductoisomerase, with translation MTDADFTQPVYHESDVDRRYIDDKTVAVLGYGSQGHAHAQNLDDSGVDVVVGLREDSSSRSAAKADGLRVASPKKAAREADVVSVLVPDTVQPSVFEDIRPELDAGDTLQFAHGFNIHYGQIEPPEDVDVTMIAPKSPGHLVRRNYEAGQGTPALLAVYQDATGDAHDEALAYADGIGCARAGVVETTFREETETDLFGEQAVLCGGVTSLVKTGYETLVDAGYSPEMAYFEVLNELKLIVDLMYEGGNAGMWDSVSDTAEYGGLTRGDEVVDESVRENMEEVLEEVQNGEFAREWIAENQAGRPSYRQRRTAEQNHDIEDVGERLRELFAWADEQEEQEQEAEVSADD, from the coding sequence ATGACAGACGCAGACTTCACGCAGCCAGTGTACCACGAATCGGACGTCGACCGACGCTACATCGACGACAAGACAGTCGCCGTACTCGGGTACGGCAGCCAGGGCCACGCCCACGCGCAGAACCTCGACGACAGCGGGGTCGACGTGGTCGTCGGCCTGCGCGAGGACTCCTCGTCGCGGTCGGCGGCGAAGGCCGACGGCCTGCGCGTGGCCTCTCCGAAGAAGGCCGCCCGCGAGGCGGACGTCGTCTCCGTGCTCGTGCCGGACACCGTCCAGCCGTCGGTGTTCGAGGACATCCGTCCCGAACTGGACGCCGGCGACACGCTCCAGTTCGCGCACGGGTTCAACATCCACTACGGCCAGATCGAGCCGCCGGAAGACGTCGACGTGACGATGATCGCACCGAAGTCCCCCGGCCACCTCGTACGCCGGAACTACGAGGCCGGCCAGGGGACGCCCGCGCTGCTTGCGGTCTACCAGGACGCCACCGGTGACGCCCACGACGAGGCGCTGGCGTACGCCGACGGCATCGGCTGCGCTCGCGCGGGCGTCGTGGAGACGACGTTCCGCGAGGAGACCGAGACCGACCTGTTCGGCGAGCAGGCCGTCCTCTGCGGCGGCGTGACGAGCCTCGTGAAGACCGGCTACGAGACGCTGGTCGACGCCGGGTACAGCCCGGAGATGGCGTACTTCGAGGTCCTCAACGAGCTCAAGCTCATCGTGGACCTGATGTACGAGGGCGGGAACGCCGGCATGTGGGACTCCGTCTCCGACACCGCGGAGTACGGCGGGCTGACCCGCGGCGACGAGGTCGTCGACGAGTCCGTCCGGGAGAACATGGAGGAAGTCCTCGAAGAGGTCCAGAACGGCGAGTTCGCCCGCGAGTGGATCGCGGAGAATCAGGCGGGCCGCCCGTCGTACCGCCAGCGCCGCACGGCCGAACAGAACCACGACATCGAGGACGTCGGCGAGCGCCTCCGGGAGCTGTTCGCGTGGGCCGACGAGCAGGAAGAACAGGAGCAGGAGGCGGAGGTGTCCGCGGATGACTGA
- a CDS encoding substrate-binding domain-containing protein → MGIQRRELLAALGTGAATGLAGCSSVLGSDEGEPVVAGETLTLTTTTSTYDTGLLDALNAPFEDMYGVTVDSVAQGTGQALETARNGDSDVIMVHARSLEDEFMRNGHGVNRRDLMFNDFVVVGPSADPAGIEGMESAADAFATIADAEAQFVSRGDSSGTHTKELAIWSEAGVEPGGDWYQETGQGMGAVLNIANEQGGYTLADRGTFLSQQSEVGLTILVQGPIEGGPELLSNPYGILAANPARHEDANYDLAMAYIGYVTSPRGQQVIEDYTANGEQLFYPRALSEDPDFQQYVPEGWSADESKE, encoded by the coding sequence ATGGGAATACAACGCCGAGAGCTCCTCGCGGCGCTCGGCACTGGCGCCGCAACGGGGCTCGCGGGCTGTTCGAGCGTCCTCGGTAGCGACGAAGGCGAGCCGGTGGTCGCCGGCGAGACGCTCACGCTCACCACGACCACGAGCACGTACGACACGGGACTCCTCGACGCGCTGAACGCGCCGTTCGAGGACATGTACGGCGTCACCGTCGACTCCGTCGCACAGGGCACCGGCCAGGCGCTCGAGACCGCCCGGAACGGCGACTCGGACGTCATCATGGTGCACGCGCGGTCGCTCGAAGACGAGTTCATGCGGAACGGGCACGGCGTCAACCGCCGCGACCTGATGTTCAACGACTTCGTCGTCGTCGGCCCCTCGGCGGACCCCGCGGGTATCGAGGGGATGGAGTCGGCGGCCGACGCGTTCGCGACCATCGCCGACGCCGAGGCGCAGTTCGTCTCCCGCGGCGACAGCTCCGGGACGCACACCAAGGAGCTCGCCATCTGGTCGGAAGCCGGCGTCGAGCCCGGCGGCGACTGGTACCAGGAGACCGGACAGGGGATGGGCGCGGTGCTCAACATCGCCAACGAGCAGGGCGGGTACACCCTCGCCGACCGCGGCACCTTCCTCTCCCAGCAGTCCGAGGTCGGCCTCACGATTCTCGTGCAGGGTCCCATCGAGGGCGGCCCGGAGCTGCTCTCGAACCCCTACGGCATCCTCGCCGCCAACCCCGCGCGCCACGAGGACGCCAACTACGACCTCGCGATGGCGTACATCGGGTACGTCACGAGCCCGCGGGGCCAGCAGGTCATCGAGGACTACACCGCGAACGGCGAGCAGCTGTTCTACCCGCGCGCGCTCTCGGAGGACCCGGACTTCCAGCAGTACGTCCCCGAGGGCTGGAGTGCTGACGAGTCCAAGGAGTGA
- a CDS encoding homoserine kinase: MIAVRAPATSANLGSGFDVFGVALDRPADVVRVERADETTIELTGMGADFIPESPMDNTAGVVANELDAPAHIRIDKGVRPSSGLGSSAASAAGAAVALAELYDRDLSREELVRVAAEGEAAVSGDAHADNVAPAILGGFTVVRDDGIERVAADLSLVVCLPDIVVSTRDARGVVPESAAMDDVVDTVGSAATLAIGMCRNDPERVGRGLEEHLVTPARAKLIDGYEQACEAAREAGATGVTVSGAGPAVLAVCRDTDQRDVASALVDGFEADGVDATAYRSRVGDGATIL, translated from the coding sequence ATGATTGCCGTCCGGGCGCCGGCGACGAGCGCGAACCTCGGCAGCGGCTTCGACGTCTTCGGCGTGGCGCTCGACCGGCCCGCGGACGTCGTGCGCGTCGAGCGGGCCGACGAGACGACGATCGAGCTGACCGGGATGGGCGCGGACTTCATCCCCGAGTCGCCGATGGACAACACCGCGGGCGTCGTCGCGAACGAGCTCGACGCGCCCGCGCACATCCGCATCGACAAGGGCGTGCGGCCGTCCTCGGGGCTGGGGTCGTCGGCCGCGAGCGCCGCGGGCGCCGCGGTCGCGCTCGCCGAACTGTACGACCGCGACCTCTCCCGGGAGGAACTCGTCCGGGTGGCCGCGGAGGGCGAGGCCGCCGTCTCGGGGGACGCGCACGCGGACAACGTCGCACCCGCCATCCTCGGCGGGTTCACGGTCGTCCGCGACGACGGCATCGAGCGCGTCGCCGCGGACCTCTCGCTGGTCGTCTGTCTCCCGGACATCGTCGTCTCGACGCGGGACGCCCGCGGCGTCGTCCCCGAGTCCGCGGCGATGGACGACGTCGTGGACACGGTCGGGTCGGCGGCGACGCTCGCCATCGGGATGTGCCGGAACGACCCCGAGCGGGTCGGCCGCGGGCTGGAGGAGCACCTCGTGACGCCCGCACGAGCGAAGCTCATCGACGGCTACGAGCAGGCCTGCGAGGCCGCCCGCGAGGCGGGCGCGACGGGCGTCACGGTCAGCGGCGCCGGCCCCGCCGTTCTCGCGGTCTGTCGGGACACCGATCAGCGCGACGTCGCCAGTGCGCTCGTCGACGGTTTCGAGGCCGACGGCGTCGACGCCACCGCGTACCGCTCACGGGTCGGCGACGGCGCGACGATTCTCTGA
- the ilvN gene encoding acetolactate synthase small subunit: MSERDTEREGLPGPAPEDRRRPKGRRTSQGIRVDPEVEAEHPPRRTVISALVEHEPGVLARVSGLFSRRQFNIESLTVADTQNDDWARITVVVEEPDPGIDQVEKQLEKVVPVIHVRELADDAVTRELVVVKVDADRPHEVHAITEMYNGKTLDAGPRTITVELTGDEQKINDAIDAYRQFGIREIARTGQTALARGETKTAVVPDHLK, translated from the coding sequence CTGCCGGGGCCCGCCCCGGAGGACCGTCGGCGGCCGAAGGGCCGCCGGACCTCGCAGGGCATCCGCGTCGACCCCGAAGTCGAGGCCGAGCACCCGCCGCGGCGCACCGTCATCTCCGCGCTCGTCGAACACGAGCCGGGCGTGCTCGCGCGCGTCTCCGGGCTGTTCAGCCGGCGGCAGTTCAACATCGAGTCGCTGACCGTCGCGGACACCCAGAACGACGACTGGGCGCGCATCACGGTCGTCGTCGAGGAGCCCGACCCCGGTATCGACCAGGTCGAGAAGCAGCTAGAGAAGGTCGTCCCGGTCATCCACGTCCGCGAGCTCGCGGACGACGCGGTGACGCGGGAGCTCGTGGTGGTGAAAGTCGACGCCGACCGCCCCCACGAGGTCCACGCCATCACGGAGATGTACAACGGGAAGACCCTCGACGCCGGCCCGCGGACCATCACGGTCGAGCTGACCGGCGACGAGCAGAAGATCAACGACGCCATCGACGCCTACCGGCAGTTCGGTATCCGGGAGATCGCCCGAACCGGACAGACGGCGCTGGCGCGTGGCGAGACCAAGACAGCAGTCGTTCCAGACCACCTCAAATGA
- the leuC gene encoding 3-isopropylmalate dehydratase large subunit yields MSENTLYDKVWDRHEVTELPTGQTQLFVGLHLIHEVTSPQAFGMLKERGLDVAYPERTYATVDHIVPTADQSRPYSDDAAEEMMSELEQNVRDAGIDFADPTTGRQGIVHVVGPEQGLTQPGMTIVCGDSHTATHGAFGALAFGIGTSQIRDVLATGCVAMEKQKVRRIEVTGELDEGVTPKDVILQVIRKLGTDGGVGYVYEYGGEAVEAMDMAGRMSICNMSIEGGARAGYVNPDETTYEYLEGRDEIPEGEEFEELKSYWESIKSDADAEYDDVVEIDGDALEPTVTWGTTPGQGIGISEEIPAPEDLPADKQDTARSAQEHMGVEPGDTMAGYPIDVAFLGSCTNARLPDLREAAEVVKGHEVHDSVRAMVVPGSQRVKAAAEAEGLDEVFKEAGFEWRGAGCSMCLGMNEDQLVGDERCASSSNRNFVGRQGSKDGRTVLMSPPMVAAAAITGEVTDVRELERFEEVRA; encoded by the coding sequence ATGAGTGAGAACACGCTCTACGACAAGGTCTGGGACCGCCACGAAGTGACGGAGCTGCCGACCGGGCAGACCCAGCTGTTCGTCGGCCTCCACCTCATCCACGAGGTGACGAGCCCGCAGGCGTTCGGGATGCTGAAAGAGCGCGGCCTCGACGTCGCGTACCCCGAGCGCACGTACGCGACCGTCGACCACATCGTCCCGACCGCCGACCAGTCCCGGCCGTACAGCGACGACGCGGCCGAGGAGATGATGAGCGAGCTGGAGCAGAACGTCCGCGACGCAGGCATCGACTTCGCGGACCCGACGACGGGCCGGCAGGGCATCGTCCACGTGGTCGGCCCGGAGCAGGGGCTCACCCAGCCCGGGATGACCATCGTCTGCGGCGACTCCCACACGGCGACCCACGGCGCGTTCGGCGCGCTCGCGTTCGGCATCGGCACGTCCCAGATTCGGGACGTGCTGGCGACGGGCTGTGTCGCCATGGAGAAACAGAAGGTCCGGCGCATCGAGGTCACCGGCGAACTCGACGAGGGCGTGACGCCGAAGGACGTCATCCTGCAGGTCATCCGGAAGCTCGGCACCGACGGCGGCGTCGGCTACGTCTACGAGTACGGCGGCGAGGCCGTCGAGGCCATGGACATGGCCGGCCGGATGAGCATCTGTAACATGTCCATCGAGGGCGGCGCTCGCGCGGGCTACGTCAACCCCGACGAGACGACCTACGAGTACCTCGAAGGGCGGGACGAGATTCCCGAGGGCGAGGAGTTCGAGGAGCTCAAGTCCTACTGGGAGTCCATCAAGTCCGACGCGGACGCCGAGTACGACGACGTCGTGGAGATCGACGGCGACGCGCTCGAACCCACGGTGACGTGGGGGACGACGCCCGGTCAGGGCATCGGCATCTCCGAGGAGATTCCCGCGCCCGAGGACCTGCCCGCGGACAAGCAGGACACCGCGCGCAGCGCCCAGGAGCACATGGGCGTCGAGCCCGGCGACACGATGGCGGGCTACCCCATCGACGTGGCGTTCCTCGGGAGCTGTACGAACGCGCGCCTGCCGGACCTCCGGGAGGCCGCGGAGGTCGTGAAGGGCCACGAGGTCCACGACTCCGTGCGCGCGATGGTCGTGCCGGGCAGCCAGCGCGTCAAGGCCGCCGCCGAGGCCGAGGGCCTCGACGAGGTGTTCAAGGAGGCCGGCTTCGAGTGGCGCGGCGCCGGCTGTTCGATGTGTCTGGGCATGAACGAGGACCAGCTGGTCGGCGACGAGCGCTGCGCGTCGTCGTCGAACCGGAACTTCGTCGGCCGGCAGGGCTCGAAGGACGGCCGCACCGTCCTGATGAGCCCGCCGATGGTCGCTGCGGCCGCCATCACCGGCGAGGTCACCGACGTCCGTGAGCTGGAGCGCTTCGAGGAGGTGCGCGCATGA
- a CDS encoding isocitrate/isopropylmalate family dehydrogenase, with the protein MSEEIAVIPGDGIGQEVVPVAVDVLGAVGDFEFVHADAGDAVKEETGTPLPAETRAAVEAADATLFGAAGETAADVILPLRSAVDSFVNIRPARAYPGVDALRPETDVVFLRENTEGVYSGHEDRLSDDLSTLTRVVTTSASRQLAEFACEFVEDGRGPDGTDGFTVVHKANVMRETDGRFREDVLSVADEQGVDTDEELMDAFATRLPLYPDEYDVVVCPNLAGDVLSDLAAGLVGGLGLLPSANVGHERGLFEPVHGTAPDIAGQGVANPGATVLSAAMLLEFLGYDEDGQRVRDAVEGVLADGPRTPDLGGDATTEQVGDAIIDRL; encoded by the coding sequence ATGTCTGAGGAGATAGCGGTCATCCCCGGCGACGGCATCGGACAGGAAGTCGTCCCCGTCGCGGTGGACGTCCTCGGTGCGGTCGGGGATTTCGAGTTCGTGCACGCCGACGCCGGCGACGCGGTGAAAGAGGAGACCGGCACGCCGCTGCCAGCGGAGACGCGGGCGGCGGTCGAAGCCGCGGACGCGACGCTGTTCGGCGCCGCCGGCGAGACCGCCGCGGACGTCATCCTGCCGCTGCGCTCGGCGGTCGACTCGTTCGTGAACATCCGCCCCGCCCGCGCGTACCCGGGCGTGGACGCGCTCCGCCCGGAGACCGACGTCGTCTTCCTCCGGGAGAACACGGAGGGCGTCTACTCGGGCCACGAGGACCGCCTGAGCGACGACCTCTCGACGCTCACCCGGGTCGTCACCACGTCCGCCTCCCGACAGCTCGCGGAGTTCGCCTGCGAGTTCGTCGAGGACGGCCGCGGCCCCGACGGGACGGACGGCTTCACGGTCGTCCACAAGGCGAACGTGATGCGGGAGACAGACGGCCGCTTCCGCGAGGACGTGCTCTCGGTCGCCGACGAACAGGGCGTCGACACGGACGAGGAGCTGATGGACGCGTTCGCGACGCGGCTCCCCCTCTATCCGGACGAGTACGACGTCGTCGTCTGCCCGAACCTCGCGGGCGACGTGCTCTCGGACCTCGCCGCGGGCCTCGTCGGCGGCCTCGGGCTGCTGCCGTCCGCGAACGTCGGCCACGAGCGCGGGCTGTTCGAGCCGGTCCACGGCACCGCGCCGGACATCGCCGGCCAGGGCGTCGCGAACCCCGGCGCGACCGTGCTGTCGGCGGCGATGCTGCTGGAGTTCCTCGGCTACGACGAGGACGGCCAGCGCGTCCGCGACGCCGTCGAGGGCGTGCTCGCGGACGGCCCGCGGACGCCCGACCTCGGCGGCGACGCCACCACCGAGCAGGTCGGCGACGCGATTATCGACCGCCTGTAA
- a CDS encoding phosphate ABC transporter ATP-binding protein, whose translation MTLEALGVTHAYDDAGEPVFRDVTLSVDSGEVVAVIGPSGVGKTTLLRLLSLFSEPDDGRVALGGTDAWDVPERERLALRRRVGVVFQQASLFDSSVARNVEYGLRVRRSWRERVRDEFRSLAGRADTPEAVTDALDAVGLADYADEPTDSLSGGEAQRVAFARALAYDPSFLLLDEPTSDLDPRNTAVIEDAVAEAADRGIGVVAATHDMHQAERIADRVAVLLDDSVIEVGPADRVFEDPRDERARKFIDGELVY comes from the coding sequence GTGACTCTCGAGGCGCTCGGCGTCACGCACGCCTACGACGACGCCGGCGAGCCCGTGTTCCGGGACGTCACGCTGTCCGTCGACTCCGGCGAAGTCGTCGCCGTCATCGGCCCCTCCGGCGTCGGGAAGACGACGCTGCTGCGCTTGCTCTCGCTGTTCTCCGAGCCCGACGACGGCCGGGTCGCCCTCGGCGGCACGGACGCGTGGGACGTCCCCGAGCGCGAGCGACTCGCCCTCCGGCGGCGCGTCGGCGTCGTCTTCCAGCAGGCCAGCCTCTTCGACTCCTCGGTCGCGCGCAACGTCGAGTACGGCCTGCGCGTGCGGCGGTCGTGGCGCGAGCGCGTCCGCGACGAGTTCCGCTCGCTCGCCGGCCGCGCCGACACCCCCGAGGCCGTCACGGACGCCCTCGACGCCGTCGGCCTCGCGGACTACGCCGACGAGCCCACGGACTCGCTGTCGGGCGGCGAAGCCCAGCGCGTCGCGTTCGCCCGCGCACTCGCCTACGACCCCTCGTTCCTCCTCCTGGACGAGCCGACCTCGGACCTCGATCCGCGGAACACCGCCGTCATCGAGGACGCCGTCGCGGAGGCCGCGGACCGCGGCATCGGCGTCGTCGCCGCCACCCACGACATGCACCAGGCCGAACGCATCGCGGACCGCGTCGCGGTGCTCCTCGACGACAGCGTCATCGAGGTCGGGCCGGCCGACCGCGTCTTCGAGGACCCGCGCGACGAGCGCGCGCGGAAGTTCATCGACGGCGAACTCGTGTACTAG
- a CDS encoding ABC transporter permease: MVAALAGVVPLVDALAAQATAGPLLVGFPFESQYVASIIYVSLYVSVFAVCLSTLVSVPVALLVGFTDFPGKRLVKAAINTGMGFPSVVVGLVVLFAVSNQGPLGELDLVFTKEAMIVSQFVLATPPITGIALAAVTSVQADVRDAAFALGGTRLDVALAVVKEARYGIATAVLAGFGRAISEVGSVLIVGGNIAGTDGVSKTRTLTTAVQLEARQGRYETALVLGAVLVALVLVVNAVVVRLGDSGVGGGGLR; encoded by the coding sequence ATGGTCGCAGCACTGGCTGGAGTCGTGCCGCTCGTCGACGCGCTCGCCGCGCAGGCGACAGCCGGTCCGCTGCTCGTCGGCTTCCCCTTCGAGTCGCAGTACGTCGCGAGCATCATCTACGTCTCGCTGTACGTCAGCGTGTTCGCGGTCTGTCTCAGCACGCTCGTCAGCGTCCCCGTCGCCTTACTCGTCGGCTTCACCGACTTCCCCGGCAAGCGCCTCGTCAAGGCCGCCATCAACACGGGCATGGGGTTCCCGAGCGTCGTCGTCGGCCTAGTCGTGCTGTTCGCGGTCTCGAACCAGGGGCCGCTCGGCGAACTTGACCTCGTGTTCACGAAGGAGGCGATGATCGTGTCGCAGTTCGTGCTCGCCACGCCCCCCATCACCGGCATCGCGCTCGCCGCCGTCACGAGCGTCCAGGCCGACGTCCGGGACGCCGCGTTCGCGCTCGGCGGTACCCGGCTGGACGTCGCGCTCGCCGTCGTGAAGGAGGCCCGCTACGGCATCGCGACCGCGGTGCTCGCGGGGTTCGGGCGCGCCATCAGCGAGGTCGGCTCCGTGCTCATCGTCGGCGGCAACATCGCCGGGACGGACGGCGTCTCGAAGACGCGCACGCTCACCACCGCCGTCCAGCTGGAAGCCCGGCAGGGCCGCTACGAGACCGCGCTCGTGCTCGGCGCGGTGCTGGTCGCGCTCGTGCTCGTCGTGAACGCCGTCGTCGTCCGCCTCGGCGACAGCGGCGTCGGCGGAGGTGGGCTACGGTGA